One window of Burkholderia cepacia GG4 genomic DNA carries:
- the asd gene encoding aspartate-semialdehyde dehydrogenase, producing the protein MNVGLVGWRGMVGSVLMQRMQEEGDFDLIEPVFFSTSNTGGKAPSFAKNETTLKDATNVDELKKCDVIITCQGGDYTNEVFPKLRAAGWNGYWIDAASSLRMKDDAVIILDPVNLDVIKDALVKGTKNFVGGNCTVSLMLMALGGLFRENLVDWMTAMTYQAASGAGAQNMRELLSQMGALHGAVQEQLADPASAILDIDRRVLATMNSDAMPTSHFGVPLAGSLIPWIDKDLGNGMSKEEWKGGAETNKILGKPAMGEPGSIPVDGLCVRIGAMRCHSQALTIKLKKDVPLDEINGILASANDWVKVVPNEREASMRDLSPAKITGTLTVPVGRLRKLAMGGEYLSAFTVGDQLLWGAAEPLRRMLRILLDK; encoded by the coding sequence ATGAACGTAGGTCTCGTAGGTTGGCGCGGCATGGTCGGCAGCGTGCTGATGCAGCGCATGCAGGAAGAAGGTGATTTCGACCTGATCGAGCCGGTGTTTTTCAGCACCAGCAACACGGGCGGCAAGGCGCCGTCGTTCGCGAAAAACGAGACTACGCTCAAGGACGCGACCAACGTCGACGAGCTGAAGAAGTGCGACGTGATCATCACGTGCCAGGGCGGCGACTACACGAACGAAGTGTTCCCGAAGTTGCGCGCGGCCGGCTGGAACGGCTACTGGATCGACGCGGCCTCGTCGCTGCGGATGAAGGACGACGCGGTCATCATCCTCGATCCGGTCAACCTCGACGTGATCAAGGACGCGCTCGTCAAGGGCACGAAGAACTTCGTCGGCGGCAACTGCACGGTCAGCCTGATGCTGATGGCGCTCGGCGGCCTGTTCCGCGAGAACCTCGTCGACTGGATGACGGCGATGACCTACCAGGCCGCATCGGGCGCAGGCGCGCAGAACATGCGCGAACTGCTGTCGCAGATGGGCGCGCTGCACGGCGCGGTGCAGGAACAACTGGCCGATCCGGCTTCCGCGATCCTCGACATCGACCGCCGCGTGCTCGCCACGATGAACAGCGATGCGATGCCGACGAGCCACTTCGGCGTGCCGCTCGCCGGCTCGCTGATTCCGTGGATCGACAAGGATCTCGGCAACGGGATGTCGAAGGAAGAGTGGAAGGGCGGCGCGGAAACCAACAAGATCCTCGGCAAGCCGGCAATGGGCGAGCCGGGTTCGATCCCGGTCGACGGCCTGTGCGTGCGGATCGGCGCGATGCGCTGCCACTCGCAGGCGCTGACGATCAAGCTGAAGAAGGACGTGCCGCTCGACGAGATCAACGGCATCCTCGCGTCGGCAAACGACTGGGTGAAGGTCGTGCCGAACGAGCGTGAAGCATCGATGCGCGACCTGTCGCCGGCGAAGATCACCGGCACGCTGACCGTGCCGGTTGGCCGTCTGCGCAAGCTCGCGATGGGCGGCGAATACCTGTCGGCGTTCACGGTCGGCGACCAGCTGCTGTGGGGTGCGGCCGAGCCGCTGCGCCGCATGCTGCGCATCCTGCTCGACAAGTAA
- the leuB gene encoding 3-isopropylmalate dehydrogenase: MKIAVLPGDGIGPEIVNEAVKVLNALDEKFELEQAPVGGAGYEASGHPLPDATLALAKEADAILFGAVGDWKYDSLERALRPEQAILGLRKHLELFANFRPAICYPQLVDASPLKPELVAGLDILIVRELNGDIYFGQPRGVRAAPDGPFAGAREGFDTMRYSEPEVRRIAHVAFQAAQKRAKKLLSVDKSNVLETSQFWRDIMIDVSKEYADVELSHMYVDNAAMQLAKAPKQFDVIVTGNMFGDILSDEASMLTGSIGMLPSASLDKNNKGLYEPSHGSAPDIAGKGIANPLATILSAAMLLRYSLNRAEQADRIERAVKTVLEQGYRTGDIATPGCKQVGTAAMGDAVVAAL; the protein is encoded by the coding sequence ATGAAGATTGCAGTGCTGCCCGGCGACGGCATCGGTCCGGAAATCGTCAACGAAGCGGTCAAGGTGCTGAACGCCCTCGACGAGAAGTTCGAACTCGAGCAGGCGCCGGTCGGCGGCGCGGGCTACGAGGCGAGCGGTCATCCGCTGCCGGACGCGACGCTTGCGCTCGCGAAGGAAGCAGACGCGATCCTGTTCGGCGCGGTCGGCGACTGGAAGTACGACTCGCTCGAGCGCGCGCTGCGCCCCGAGCAGGCGATCCTCGGGCTGCGCAAGCATCTCGAGCTGTTCGCGAACTTCCGTCCGGCGATCTGCTATCCGCAGCTCGTCGATGCGTCGCCGCTGAAGCCGGAGCTCGTCGCGGGCCTCGACATCCTGATCGTGCGCGAACTGAACGGCGACATCTACTTCGGCCAGCCGCGCGGCGTGCGCGCGGCGCCGGACGGCCCGTTCGCCGGCGCGCGCGAAGGCTTCGACACGATGCGCTACTCGGAACCGGAAGTGCGCCGCATCGCGCACGTCGCGTTCCAGGCCGCGCAAAAGCGCGCGAAGAAGCTGCTGTCGGTTGACAAGTCGAACGTGCTCGAAACGTCGCAGTTCTGGCGCGACATCATGATCGACGTGTCGAAGGAATACGCGGACGTCGAGCTGTCGCACATGTATGTCGACAACGCGGCGATGCAGCTCGCGAAGGCGCCGAAGCAGTTCGACGTGATCGTGACCGGCAACATGTTCGGTGACATCCTGTCGGATGAAGCGTCGATGCTGACGGGCTCGATCGGCATGCTGCCGTCGGCCTCGCTCGACAAGAACAACAAGGGTCTGTACGAGCCGTCGCACGGTTCGGCGCCGGACATCGCGGGCAAGGGCATCGCGAACCCGCTGGCGACGATCCTGTCGGCCGCGATGCTGCTGCGCTATTCGCTGAATCGCGCGGAGCAGGCCGATCGCATCGAGCGCGCGGTGAAAACGGTGCTCGAACAAGGCTATCGCACGGGCGACATCGCGACGCCGGGCTGCAAGCAGGTCGGCACGGCGGCGATGGGCGACGCAGTCGTCGCCGCGCTGTAA
- the leuD gene encoding 3-isopropylmalate dehydratase small subunit has translation MEKFNVHTGVVAPLDRENVDTDAIIPKQFLKSIKRTGFGPNAFDEWRYLDHGEPGQDNSKRPLNPDFVLNQPRYQGASVLLARKNFGCGSSREHAPWALQQYGFRAIIAPSFADIFFNNCYKNGLLPIVLTEQQVDHLFNDTYAFNGYQLTIDLDAQVVRAGDGREYAFDITAFRKYCLLNGFDDIGLTLRHADKIRQFEAERLAKQPWLNNKLVG, from the coding sequence ATGGAAAAATTCAATGTGCATACCGGCGTCGTGGCGCCGCTCGATCGCGAGAACGTCGACACCGACGCGATCATCCCGAAGCAGTTCCTGAAGTCGATCAAGCGCACGGGCTTCGGTCCGAACGCGTTCGACGAATGGCGTTACCTCGACCATGGCGAGCCGGGCCAGGACAACTCGAAGCGCCCGCTGAACCCGGACTTCGTGCTGAACCAGCCGCGCTACCAGGGCGCATCGGTGCTGCTGGCACGCAAGAACTTCGGCTGCGGCAGCTCGCGCGAGCACGCACCGTGGGCGCTGCAGCAGTACGGCTTCCGCGCGATCATCGCGCCGAGCTTCGCCGACATCTTCTTCAACAACTGCTACAAGAACGGGCTGCTGCCGATCGTGCTGACCGAGCAGCAGGTCGATCACCTGTTCAACGACACGTATGCGTTCAACGGCTATCAGCTGACGATCGACCTCGACGCGCAGGTCGTGCGCGCGGGCGATGGCCGCGAATACGCGTTCGACATCACCGCGTTCCGCAAGTACTGCCTGCTGAACGGTTTCGACGACATCGGCCTGACGCTGCGTCACGCCGACAAGATCCGCCAGTTCGAAGCCGAGCGGCTCGCGAAGCAGCCGTGGCTCAACAACAAGCTGGTCGGCTGA
- a CDS encoding entericidin A/B family lipoprotein — protein sequence MTASKLIARLVAALALAGLGFGLAGCNTVRGFGEDVNAAGNALQRAAD from the coding sequence GTGACGGCATCGAAGCTCATCGCGCGGCTGGTGGCCGCGCTGGCGCTCGCAGGGCTGGGCTTCGGCCTGGCGGGCTGCAATACCGTCCGAGGCTTCGGCGAGGACGTCAATGCCGCCGGCAACGCGCTCCAGCGCGCCGCGGACTGA
- the leuC gene encoding 3-isopropylmalate dehydratase large subunit yields the protein MAQTLYDKLWNTHVVHTEDDGTTLLYIDRQLLHEVTSPQAFEGLNVAHRPVWRISANLAVSDHNVPTTDRSHGIADPVSKLQVDTLDANCDAFGITQFKMNDVRQGIVHIIGPEQGATLPGMTIVCGDSHTSTHGAFGALAHGIGTSEVEHVLATQTLLQKKSKNMLVKVEGALPRGCTAKDIVLAIIGKIGTAGGTGYAIEFGGSTIRALTMEGRMTVCNMAIEAGARAGMVAVDDTTIDYLKGRPFVPSGAEWNQAVEYWREFKSDEGAQFDRVVELNAAEIVPQVTWGTSPEMVTSIDGRVPDPEREKDPVKRDAMERALAYMALEPNTPIESIKVDKIFIGSCTNARIEDIRAAAYVVKKLNRRIASNVRLAMVVPGSGLVKAQAEREGLDKVFTDAGFEWREPGCSMCLAMNADRLDPGERCASTSNRNFEGRQGAGGRTHLVSPAMAAAAAIEGHFVDIRQLG from the coding sequence ATGGCACAGACTCTCTACGACAAACTGTGGAATACCCACGTCGTCCACACCGAGGACGACGGCACGACACTGCTCTATATCGACCGTCAGCTGCTGCACGAAGTCACGAGCCCGCAGGCGTTCGAGGGGCTGAACGTCGCGCACCGCCCGGTGTGGCGCATCAGCGCGAACCTGGCCGTGTCGGACCACAACGTCCCGACCACGGATCGCAGCCACGGCATCGCCGATCCGGTCTCGAAGCTGCAGGTCGACACGCTCGACGCGAACTGCGACGCGTTCGGCATCACGCAGTTCAAGATGAACGACGTGCGCCAGGGCATCGTGCACATCATCGGGCCGGAGCAGGGCGCGACGCTGCCGGGCATGACGATCGTGTGCGGCGATTCGCACACGTCGACGCACGGCGCGTTCGGCGCGCTCGCGCACGGCATCGGCACGTCGGAAGTCGAGCACGTGCTCGCGACGCAAACCTTGCTGCAGAAAAAGAGCAAGAACATGCTCGTGAAGGTCGAGGGTGCACTGCCGCGCGGCTGTACCGCGAAGGACATCGTGCTCGCGATCATCGGCAAGATCGGCACGGCAGGCGGCACGGGCTACGCGATCGAATTCGGCGGCTCGACGATCCGCGCGCTGACGATGGAAGGCCGGATGACCGTCTGCAACATGGCGATCGAAGCCGGTGCGCGTGCGGGCATGGTCGCCGTCGACGATACGACGATCGACTACCTGAAGGGCCGTCCGTTCGTGCCGAGCGGCGCGGAATGGAACCAGGCCGTCGAGTACTGGCGCGAGTTCAAGTCCGACGAAGGCGCGCAGTTCGACCGCGTCGTCGAGCTGAACGCGGCCGAGATCGTCCCGCAGGTCACGTGGGGCACGTCGCCGGAAATGGTCACGTCGATCGACGGTCGCGTGCCCGATCCCGAGCGCGAGAAGGATCCGGTCAAGCGTGACGCGATGGAACGCGCGCTGGCCTACATGGCGCTCGAACCGAACACGCCGATCGAGTCGATCAAGGTCGACAAGATCTTCATCGGTTCGTGCACGAACGCACGCATCGAGGACATCCGCGCGGCCGCGTATGTCGTGAAGAAGCTGAACCGTCGCATCGCGTCGAACGTGCGGCTCGCGATGGTCGTGCCGGGTTCGGGCCTCGTGAAGGCGCAGGCCGAGCGTGAAGGCCTCGACAAGGTGTTCACGGATGCGGGCTTCGAATGGCGCGAGCCGGGCTGCTCGATGTGCCTCGCGATGAACGCCGACCGGCTCGATCCGGGCGAGCGCTGTGCATCGACGTCGAACCGCAACTTCGAGGGCCGGCAGGGCGCGGGCGGTCGCACGCACCTGGTGAGCCCCGCGATGGCGGCGGCGGCGGCGATCGAAGGCCATTTCGTCGACATTCGCCAGCTGGGGTAA
- a CDS encoding glutathione S-transferase family protein, whose amino-acid sequence MRYELYYWPEIQGRGEYVRLALEAAEADYVDVARESGRGMGVPAMMRMMDSTKAECVPLAPPFLKAGDVVVGQTANILLFLGARLGLAPDDEAGRLWVHQIQLTVADFVTEIHDTHHPIGSGLYYEDQKAEAAERAADFLENRLPKFLGYFDRVLEQNPHKGGFIAGSALSYADLSMFQLIEGLRYAFPKAMKRAERKVAGLVGLHDRVAQHPPVRRYLESERRIPFNDMGIFRHYPELDK is encoded by the coding sequence ATGCGATACGAACTCTATTACTGGCCGGAGATCCAGGGCCGCGGCGAATATGTGCGGCTCGCGCTCGAGGCGGCCGAGGCCGACTATGTCGACGTCGCGCGCGAATCGGGGCGGGGCATGGGCGTGCCGGCGATGATGCGGATGATGGACAGCACGAAGGCCGAATGCGTGCCGTTGGCGCCGCCGTTTTTGAAGGCCGGCGACGTGGTCGTCGGGCAGACCGCGAACATCCTGCTGTTTCTCGGCGCGCGGCTCGGGCTCGCACCCGACGACGAAGCCGGGCGACTGTGGGTGCATCAAATCCAGCTGACCGTCGCCGATTTCGTCACCGAAATCCACGACACGCACCATCCAATCGGCAGCGGCCTGTATTACGAGGACCAGAAGGCGGAGGCCGCCGAGCGCGCGGCCGACTTCCTCGAAAACCGGCTGCCGAAGTTCCTCGGCTATTTCGATCGCGTACTCGAGCAGAATCCGCACAAAGGCGGGTTTATCGCCGGCAGCGCGCTCAGCTATGCGGACCTGTCGATGTTCCAGCTGATCGAAGGCCTGCGCTACGCGTTTCCGAAGGCGATGAAGCGCGCGGAGCGCAAGGTCGCCGGGCTCGTCGGCCTGCACGACCGCGTCGCCCAGCACCCGCCTGTCAGGCGCTACCTCGAATCGGAGCGCCGCATTCCGTTCAACGACATGGGGATCTTCCGCCACTATCCGGAGCTGGACAAGTAG
- a CDS encoding amino acid permease codes for MDALQAAAQTAAPSGTVLKRRLQSRHIAMIAIGGSIGTGLFVASGASVAQAGPGGAIAAYIAIGLMVYFVVTGLGEMAALMPVSGSFAVYGEKYVDEGFGVALGWTYWYSWAVTIAIELVAGQIVMRYWFPAVPGVWWGAGFLVLIFLLNTLSVRGFGESEYWFSLIKVVTVIAFIAAGLLIAAGLLGNGQPVGWRNFRTGDAPFVGGVHAMMSVALIAGFSFLGTELVGITAGESENPRKTIPRAVKQIFWRIMLFYVLAIFVIGLLVPYTDPNLLKSDVTDIGVSPFTLVFSHAGFPLAAGAMNLVILTAVLSAGNSGTYAATRMLYNLAAEGRAPAMFATLSPGGVPRNALYATMAVGGLCFLTSLTNNQRIYLWLLNTVGITGFIAWLGIAVCHYRFRKGFLKQGYRLDQLPYRAKWFPFGPLFAIAICIVISLGQDYQAFFAARIDWMEVLSIYVWIPLFVAIWWAYRRVRKSRLVRYDEMDIGPWLTRSVEAVDAAATQHGQPR; via the coding sequence ATGGATGCTTTGCAAGCGGCAGCGCAGACGGCCGCGCCGTCCGGGACGGTGCTCAAACGCCGGCTGCAGAGCCGCCACATCGCGATGATCGCGATCGGCGGCTCGATCGGCACGGGGTTGTTCGTCGCCTCGGGCGCGTCGGTCGCGCAGGCGGGGCCGGGCGGCGCGATCGCCGCGTATATTGCGATCGGGCTGATGGTCTACTTCGTCGTCACCGGGCTCGGCGAGATGGCCGCACTGATGCCGGTGTCGGGTTCGTTCGCGGTTTACGGCGAGAAGTACGTCGACGAAGGCTTCGGCGTTGCGCTCGGCTGGACCTACTGGTACAGCTGGGCCGTGACGATCGCGATCGAGCTGGTCGCCGGACAGATCGTGATGCGTTACTGGTTTCCCGCGGTACCGGGCGTGTGGTGGGGCGCCGGGTTCCTGGTGCTGATCTTCCTGCTGAACACGTTGTCGGTGCGCGGCTTCGGCGAATCCGAATACTGGTTCTCGCTGATCAAGGTCGTCACCGTGATCGCGTTCATCGCGGCGGGCTTGCTGATCGCGGCCGGCCTGCTCGGCAACGGGCAACCGGTCGGCTGGCGCAACTTCAGGACCGGCGACGCACCGTTCGTCGGCGGCGTGCACGCGATGATGAGCGTCGCGCTGATCGCGGGATTCTCGTTTCTCGGCACCGAGCTGGTCGGAATCACGGCCGGTGAATCGGAAAACCCGCGCAAGACGATCCCGCGCGCGGTGAAGCAGATCTTCTGGCGGATCATGCTGTTCTACGTGCTCGCGATCTTCGTGATCGGCCTGCTGGTGCCGTACACCGATCCGAACCTGCTGAAGAGCGACGTGACCGACATCGGCGTGAGCCCGTTCACGCTCGTGTTCAGCCATGCGGGTTTCCCGCTCGCCGCCGGCGCGATGAATCTGGTGATCCTGACGGCCGTGCTGTCGGCCGGCAATTCCGGCACGTATGCGGCCACGCGGATGCTGTACAACCTCGCGGCCGAAGGGCGTGCGCCTGCGATGTTCGCGACGCTGTCGCCGGGCGGCGTGCCGCGCAACGCGCTGTACGCGACGATGGCGGTGGGCGGGCTGTGCTTCCTGACTTCGCTGACCAACAACCAGCGCATCTACCTGTGGCTGCTCAATACGGTTGGCATCACGGGCTTCATCGCATGGCTCGGCATCGCGGTCTGCCACTACCGGTTCCGCAAGGGCTTTCTGAAGCAGGGCTACCGGCTCGACCAATTGCCGTATCGCGCGAAGTGGTTTCCGTTCGGGCCGCTGTTCGCGATCGCGATCTGCATCGTGATCTCGCTCGGGCAGGATTACCAGGCGTTTTTCGCGGCCCGTATCGACTGGATGGAAGTGCTGTCGATCTATGTGTGGATTCCGCTGTTCGTCGCGATCTGGTGGGCGTATCGCCGCGTGCGCAAGAGCCGGCTCGTGCGGTACGACGAGATGGATATCGGTCCGTGGCTGACGCGGTCGGTCGAGGCCGTCGACGCCGCGGCGACGCAGCACGGGCAGCCGCGCTGA
- a CDS encoding Lrp/AsnC family transcriptional regulator yields MTDKKMQLDKIDLRILDILRTDGRISYRKLSELVNLTPRPCQARVERLEALGVIEGYRAVIKAPRATKPIVVIAQIVLADHGRSQAPFEDEMRNNPAVLDCWLVSGTFDFLVRLACEDLDEYRRIANVWLESPRFRIEKIVTTAELQAIKRSVV; encoded by the coding sequence ATGACCGACAAGAAGATGCAGCTCGACAAGATCGATCTCCGGATCCTCGACATCCTGCGCACCGACGGACGGATTTCGTACCGGAAGCTGTCGGAGCTCGTGAACCTCACGCCGCGCCCGTGCCAGGCGCGCGTGGAACGGCTCGAGGCGCTCGGCGTGATCGAAGGCTACCGCGCCGTCATCAAGGCGCCGCGCGCGACCAAGCCGATCGTCGTGATCGCGCAGATCGTGCTGGCCGATCACGGGCGTTCGCAGGCACCGTTCGAGGACGAGATGCGGAACAACCCGGCGGTGCTCGATTGCTGGCTCGTCAGCGGCACGTTCGATTTTCTCGTGCGGCTCGCGTGCGAGGATCTCGACGAATACCGGCGGATCGCGAACGTGTGGCTCGAAAGCCCGCGGTTCCGGATCGAGAAGATCGTGACGACGGCCGAGTTGCAGGCGATCAAGCGCAGCGTCGTCTGA
- a CDS encoding dimethylarginine dimethylaminohydrolase family protein — protein MQFTQAIVRRPAPSCGAGLTTATLGAPDYDKTLTQFHAYCDALRGLGVELTELPPLEAFPDSHFVEDVAVVTPEFAVITRPGAPARRGETVHIEAALGAHRDLLPMQDGRLDGGDVMQVGKRFYIGLTGRTDAEGIAAFESLVSRYGYAVVAVPVGAGLHLKSVVNALGDDTLLVTEALAAHPAFADYRRIAISAADEYAGNTLRVNGTLITPAGYPRVHDAIQSLGLPLHVIDTSEFRKMDGGLTCLSLRF, from the coding sequence ATGCAATTCACGCAAGCGATCGTTCGCCGTCCCGCGCCGTCCTGTGGCGCGGGTCTCACCACCGCCACGCTCGGCGCGCCCGACTACGACAAGACGCTCACGCAGTTCCACGCGTACTGCGACGCGCTGCGCGGGCTCGGCGTCGAGCTGACCGAGCTGCCGCCGCTGGAGGCGTTCCCCGATTCGCACTTCGTCGAGGACGTCGCGGTCGTCACGCCTGAATTTGCGGTGATCACGCGCCCCGGCGCGCCCGCGCGGCGCGGCGAGACGGTGCACATCGAAGCGGCGCTCGGCGCGCATCGCGACCTGCTGCCGATGCAGGACGGCCGTCTCGACGGCGGCGACGTGATGCAGGTCGGCAAGCGCTTCTACATCGGCCTGACGGGCCGCACGGACGCCGAAGGCATCGCCGCGTTCGAGTCGCTGGTGTCGCGCTACGGCTACGCGGTCGTCGCGGTGCCGGTCGGCGCCGGCCTGCACCTGAAGTCGGTCGTCAACGCGCTCGGCGACGACACGCTGCTCGTGACCGAGGCGCTGGCCGCGCATCCGGCGTTCGCCGACTATCGCCGGATCGCGATCTCGGCCGCCGATGAATATGCGGGCAACACGCTGCGTGTGAACGGTACGCTGATCACGCCGGCCGGCTATCCGCGCGTGCACGACGCGATTCAGTCGCTCGGGCTGCCGCTGCACGTGATCGACACGAGTGAATTCCGCAAGATGGACGGCGGCCTGACGTGCCTGTCGCTGCGGTTCTAG
- the gltA gene encoding citrate synthase, with amino-acid sequence MTPSDVKATLSFSDNSPSVELPIYKGTMGPDVIDIRKLYGQTGKFTYDPGFMSTAACNSAITYIDGDKGELLYRGYPIDNLAQNADFLESCYLLLKGELPNAAQKKEFVDTVTKHTMVHEQMHFFFRGFRRDAHPMAILVAAVGALSAFYHDSLDINDPRHREVSAIRMIAKLPTLVAMAYKYSIGQPFVYPKNSLSYSANFMHMMFSNPCEEYKVNDVLVRALDRILILHADHEQNASTSTVRLAGSSGANPFACIAAGIACLWGPAHGGANEAALNMLEQIGSPDNIPEFIKQVKDKNSGVKLMGFGHRVYKNYDPRAKLMRETCYEVLNELGLHDDPLFKLAMQLEKIALEDEYFVSRKLYPNVDFYSGIVQRALGIPTSMFTCIFAMARTVGWIAQWNEMIADPEQKIGRPRQLFIGDTPREAKPINAR; translated from the coding sequence ATGACTCCGTCTGATGTTAAAGCCACGCTATCGTTCAGCGACAACTCGCCGAGCGTCGAACTGCCGATCTACAAGGGCACGATGGGCCCGGACGTAATCGACATCCGCAAGCTGTACGGCCAGACCGGCAAGTTCACGTATGACCCGGGCTTCATGTCGACGGCAGCTTGTAATTCGGCGATCACGTACATCGACGGCGACAAGGGCGAACTGCTGTACCGCGGCTACCCGATCGACAACCTCGCGCAAAACGCCGACTTCCTCGAAAGCTGCTACCTGCTGCTGAAGGGTGAACTGCCGAACGCAGCGCAGAAGAAGGAATTCGTCGACACCGTCACGAAGCACACGATGGTGCACGAGCAGATGCACTTCTTCTTCCGTGGCTTCCGCCGCGATGCGCACCCGATGGCGATCCTGGTCGCTGCAGTCGGCGCGCTGTCCGCGTTCTACCACGACTCGCTCGACATCAACGACCCGCGTCACCGCGAAGTGTCGGCGATCCGCATGATCGCAAAGCTGCCGACGCTCGTCGCGATGGCGTACAAGTACAGCATCGGCCAGCCGTTCGTGTATCCGAAGAACTCGCTGTCGTACAGCGCGAACTTCATGCACATGATGTTCTCGAACCCGTGCGAAGAGTACAAGGTCAACGACGTGCTCGTCCGCGCACTCGACCGTATCCTGATCCTGCACGCTGATCACGAGCAGAACGCATCGACGTCGACGGTCCGCCTGGCTGGCTCGTCGGGCGCGAACCCGTTCGCCTGTATCGCAGCAGGTATCGCATGTCTGTGGGGCCCGGCGCACGGTGGTGCGAACGAAGCCGCGCTGAACATGCTCGAGCAGATCGGTTCGCCGGACAACATCCCCGAATTCATCAAGCAGGTGAAGGACAAGAATTCGGGCGTGAAGCTGATGGGCTTCGGTCACCGCGTGTACAAGAACTACGACCCGCGTGCGAAGCTGATGCGCGAAACGTGCTACGAAGTGCTGAACGAACTGGGCCTGCACGACGACCCGCTGTTCAAGCTCGCGATGCAGCTCGAGAAGATCGCGCTGGAAGACGAATACTTCGTGTCGCGCAAGCTGTACCCGAACGTCGACTTCTACTCGGGTATCGTCCAGCGCGCGCTGGGCATCCCGACGTCGATGTTCACGTGTATCTTCGCGATGGCACGTACGGTCGGCTGGATCGCACAGTGGAACGAAATGATCGCCGATCCCGAGCAGAAGATCGGTCGTCCGCGTCAGCTGTTCATCGGCGACACGCCGCGCGAAGCGAAGCCGATCAACGCACGTTAA
- a CDS encoding succinate dehydrogenase assembly factor 2, with protein sequence MSDESHQSDPHRRARLRWRARRGLLENDIIFERFFSRYEHDLTDADVGALSRLLDLSDNDLMDLLLARKEPEGDLNSPDIHRLLEMLRNV encoded by the coding sequence ATGAGCGACGAATCGCATCAATCCGACCCGCACCGTCGCGCGCGCCTCCGCTGGCGCGCGCGGCGGGGTCTGCTGGAAAACGACATCATTTTCGAGCGTTTCTTCAGCAGATACGAGCATGACCTCACCGATGCAGACGTAGGCGCGTTGTCGCGCCTGCTCGATCTGAGCGACAACGACCTGATGGACTTGCTCCTCGCGCGCAAGGAACCAGAGGGCGACCTAAACAGCCCGGATATCCACCGGCTGTTGGAGATGCTGCGCAACGTGTAA
- a CDS encoding succinate dehydrogenase iron-sulfur subunit — protein MAKRIFEVYRYDPDKDAAPRMQTYELEIKHERMLLDALVKLKALDETLSFRRSCREGVCGSDAMNINGKNGLACLTNLNDLPQKIVLRPLPGLPVVRDLIVDMTHFFNQYHSIKPYLINDAPPPEKERLQSPEERDELDGVYECILCASCSTSCPSFWWNPDKFVGPAGLLQAYRFIADSRDTATGERLDNLEDPYRLFRCHTIMNCVDVCPKGLNPTKAIGKIKELMVRRAV, from the coding sequence ATGGCAAAACGCATTTTTGAAGTCTACCGCTACGATCCGGACAAGGACGCGGCGCCGCGCATGCAGACGTACGAGCTCGAGATCAAGCATGAGCGCATGCTGCTCGACGCACTGGTCAAGCTGAAGGCACTGGACGAGACGCTGTCGTTCCGCCGTTCGTGCCGTGAAGGCGTGTGCGGTTCGGACGCGATGAACATCAACGGCAAGAACGGTCTCGCGTGCCTGACGAACCTGAACGACCTGCCGCAGAAGATCGTGCTGCGTCCGCTGCCGGGCCTGCCCGTCGTGCGCGACCTGATCGTCGACATGACGCACTTCTTCAACCAGTATCACTCGATCAAGCCGTACCTGATCAACGACGCGCCGCCGCCGGAGAAGGAACGCCTCCAGTCGCCGGAAGAACGCGACGAGCTCGACGGCGTGTACGAGTGCATTCTGTGCGCGAGCTGCTCGACGTCGTGCCCGAGCTTCTGGTGGAACCCGGACAAGTTCGTCGGCCCGGCCGGCCTGCTGCAGGCTTACCGCTTCATCGCGGATAGCCGCGACACCGCCACCGGCGAGCGTCTCGACAACCTGGAAGACCCGTACCGTCTGTTCCGTTGCCACACGATCATGAACTGCGTCGACGTTTGCCCGAAGGGCCTGAACCCGACGAAGGCGATCGGCAAGATCAAGGAACTGATGGTTCGCCGCGCGGTTTAA